The following are encoded in a window of Caloenas nicobarica isolate bCalNic1 chromosome 32, bCalNic1.hap1, whole genome shotgun sequence genomic DNA:
- the LOC136000277 gene encoding olfactory receptor 14J1-like → LHYGTLLGSRACVHMAAAAWATGFLNALLHTANTFSLPLCKGNALDQFFCEMPQILKLSCSQSYFREAGLIVVCVCLGFGCFVFIVVSYMQILRAVLRIASEQGRHKAFSTCLPHLTVVSLFVSTAMFAYLKPPSISSPSLDLVVSVLYSVGLVLGPVLFNLFIDDVDEVIESTLSKFVDDDKLFWSVDLLEAAEPEPACAQVAKKSTSIPACIRNSVASRTREEIIPLYCGQF, encoded by the exons ctgcactatgggaccctcctgggcagcagagcttgtgtccacatggcagcagctgcctgggccactgggtttctcaatgctctgctgcacacggccaatacattttcactgccactgtgcaagggcaatgccctggaccagttcttctgtgaaatgccccagatcctcaagctctcctgctcacagtcctacttcagggaagctgggcttattgtggtttgtgtctgtttaggatttgggtgttttgtgttcattgtggtgtcctatatgcagatcttgagggccgtgctgaggatcgcctctgagcagggacggcacaaagccttttccacgtgcctccctcacctgaccgtggtctccttgtttgtcagcactgccatgtttgcctacctgaagcccccctccatctcctccccatccctggacctggtggtgtctgttctgtactcagtg ggcttggtactggggccagttctgtttaacctCTTTATCGATGATGTGGATGAGGTGATCGAGTCCACCCTCAGTAAGTTCGTAGATGACGACAAATTGTTctggagtgttgatctgctggagg cagctgaacctgagccagcgtgtgcccaggtggccaaaaagtcCACCAGCATCccggcttgtatcaggaacagtgtggccagcaggactagagaagagatcatccccttgtactgtGGTCAGTTTTAG